CGAACTGATTCAGAGATGGTCTAGTAAGTGTCATTTACATTCGATTCATTCAATAAAATTGTAGTATCAAATACATCAACTGTATTGAAAAACATCAAGAATGTTTTTTTAGACAGAGGCATGAAAAACATCAAACTTCATATGCACATATTGAAACATGATTGCTGTTTCCCCACCACTTTGAACTTAGAATGCAGCAATGGCACTGGATGTACATCCATCCAAATCGGCTGCATCGACATCGACCCAGACTTCATTGACTCGTCCAATCAACCGGAAGGGCGAGTCGTATTGGGCAATGGCATATGCATAACCCCTTTCAGAGGTGGCATTCACCAAAGGGAACCTACTCAAGCTGGTGGCGAGTTGCTCTGCCTCCTTTATGACCTTCTCATCCCTTGCAAATCCAGAGAACTTTCGAACTGCAACGCAATGAGCTTCCCAACCACAGGGCTTCAGTTTCAGTTCAGGAAGGGGAAGAGGTGGTGAGGCTTGAAACTTAACCGGCAGATAGAGTTGGACAAGATAAGAGGACGAGTGAAGAGGGCCAGTTCCTGGGACAATGCTTGTCAAGACAGGAGCAGTCATGGCAATCCTTGACCAATTCAGATTGGCACCTTGTATGTACTGGAACAGTCTGCGCAACATGATCGATGTAAAGTTTACCCAGATGCCACTAGTGAACAAGTAATCGACGAGGAATAGTAAATTTGGGGTTGATGGGATTGAAATACATAGTGGAAACTGGAAATTGGAAATGGGTTACCTGTGGAAACCATATTTAGTAGCTTTCTCGAAGGATAGGTCTTGGACGGGAGCGGACATCCAAGTGGACTTTCTGTAAAATCTGATTTCGAAGTCTGATTCTGTATGAACAACATCGTATTGAGGTGATTCGATGGCGATGCAA
This genomic interval from Cucurbita pepo subsp. pepo cultivar mu-cu-16 chromosome LG20, ASM280686v2, whole genome shotgun sequence contains the following:
- the LOC111782776 gene encoding heme-binding protein 2-like isoform X1, with protein sequence MNSRCQFGNEKRTQSERPSRMENPKLSIFLVNLFCILSLCIAIESPQYDVVHTESDFEIRFYRKSTWMSAPVQDLSFEKATKYGFHSGIWVNFTSIMLRRLFQYIQGANLNWSRIAMTAPVLTSIVPGTGPLHSSSYLVQLYLPVKFQASPPLPLPELKLKPCGWEAHCVAVRKFSGFARDEKVIKEAEQLATSLSRFPLVNATSERGYAYAIAQYDSPFRLIGRVNEVWVDVDAADLDGCTSSAIAAF
- the LOC111782776 gene encoding heme-binding protein 2-like isoform X2 gives rise to the protein MNSRCQFGNEKRTQSERPSRMENPKLSIFLVNLFCILSLCIAIESPQYDVVHTESDFEIRFYRKSTWMSAPVQDLSFEKATKYGFHRLFQYIQGANLNWSRIAMTAPVLTSIVPGTGPLHSSSYLVQLYLPVKFQASPPLPLPELKLKPCGWEAHCVAVRKFSGFARDEKVIKEAEQLATSLSRFPLVNATSERGYAYAIAQYDSPFRLIGRVNEVWVDVDAADLDGCTSSAIAAF